GCCACCTATTTAGTGCTTAGAAAGCGCCTGCCTCGTTATGTTATTGCGCTAAGTTTAGTGGCAGGTTTGGTGGTCGCGGCCAGTCTAGACTTACTGCACTTTGACACCCTCACTTGGCAGTTAGCGCGCCCCGTGTGGATGAGTCCAAGCTTTGACTTAGCCAGCTTAATTGGGGTGGGACTGCCATTGTTTGTGGTGACCATGGCTTCGCAAAATGTGCCTGGCGTAGCGGTACTGCGCGCACATGGTTACCAAGTTAACGCCTCCCCCTTAATCAGCTGGACAGGATTGACGGGCATGGTGCTCGCACCCTTTGGCGGCTTTGCTTTTAATTTGGCCGCTATTAGTGCGGCAGTATGTATGGGTGAAGAAGTGGATACGGATCCTAAGCAGCGCTATAAAGCTGCGGTGTGGGCCGGCGTTTTTTATTTATTAATGGGATTACTGGGTGCCACGGTCGTGGGCTTATTTGCCGCTTTGCCAGCTGAGTTGGTGATGGCCATTGCTGGCCTCGCCTTATTAGGCACTATTGGTCATAGCTTAAGTGTGGCCTTGGCAGCAGAAGAGGAGCGCGAGGCGGCGCTGTTAACTTTTATGATCACGGCTTCTGGTGTGGCACTATTTGATATTGGCAGCGCTTTTTGGGGACTCTTGATAGGGGGCATTATCTATGCACTAAATATGAAAAATAGCCGACAGTGATAGCCATACGCCCTACGTTAAAGAGCAACGCTTACCTTTCATCAAAAGCAGCTCAAAAAATAAACCCCCGAACCTGATGGTGCGGGGGTTTATTTGTCACGGATAGCGTAAGGCTTATCGCGTTAACTTAGCCGTTATCGTGGCGACGAGCTGGCTTAGCACTGCGTGGCGCCTTGCTTGGAGAGCGTGGGTTTTGACCACGACCACCGGCGTTGCCGCGACCGGCATGTTGTCCGCCCCGGCTATTACCTCCACGCCCCCGATTGGCCGCTGGTTTTTCAATAGGTGGTTGCTCACTATCGGGGATCGGTTCAAACCCGGGCATAATTTCTAGCTCAGCAGTTTGTTTGATGAGCTTTTCAATAGCCTTAAGTAATGGCTTTTCTTCAAAGCACACTAAAGAGAGCGCCTCGCCTTCTACGCCCGCGCGCCCAGTACGACCAATACGGTGCACATAATCTTCTGCCACATGGGGCAGTTCAAAATTCACCACATGGGGTAATTCGCTAATATCGATACCGCGAGCCGCAATATCGGTGGCCACTAGTACTCTAAGCTTGCCGTCTTTAAATTGGCTAAGGGCGCGGGTGCGTGCACCTTGGCTCTTATCGCCATGAATCGCCATCGCCGGTAAGCCGTCTTTATCCAGCTGCATAGCTAAGCGGTTAGCACCGTGCTTAGTGCGAGTGAAAACTAACACTTGACGCCAGTTATGATGGCCAATTAAATAACTGAGTAGCGCGCGCTTTTTATTTTTATCTACGCCATAAAAACGCTGGGCTATGGTATCGGCAGTGGCATTACGTACCGCGACTTCAATGTGCTCAGGTTCGGTGAGCAAAGTTTCGGCCAGCTTTTTAATCTCATTAGAAAAAGTAGCCGAAAAAAGTAAGTTCTGACGCTTAAGCGGCATCTTGGCAATAATGCGCTGAATATCGCGAATAAAGCCCATATCTAACATGCGATCTGCTTCATCTAAGACCAACATCTCTACTCGAGAAAGATCAATGGAGCGTTGTGATACGTGATCTAATAAGCGCCCTGGGGTAGCCACTACAATATCTATTTTCCCGCCTAAGGCTTTCATTTGCGGATTAATGCTTACTCCACCAAACATCGCCAGTGTTCTTAAGCCTGAATATTTGGCATAGGCGCGAATATTTTCTTCCACTTGAGCGGCCAGCTCACGAGTGGGCGTTAATACCAAAGCGCGAACCGGCGCTCGGCCATTTGCCAGTGGCTTAGCTTTAGTTTCACTTAAGCGCTGCAGCATAGGTAAGCCAAAGCCT
This genomic window from Oceanisphaera avium contains:
- a CDS encoding DEAD/DEAH box helicase encodes the protein MSFASLGLNAQLIQAINECGYTEPTPIQTQAIPLVLAGGDLLAGAQTGTGKTAGFGLPMLQRLSETKAKPLANGRAPVRALVLTPTRELAAQVEENIRAYAKYSGLRTLAMFGGVSINPQMKALGGKIDIVVATPGRLLDHVSQRSIDLSRVEMLVLDEADRMLDMGFIRDIQRIIAKMPLKRQNLLFSATFSNEIKKLAETLLTEPEHIEVAVRNATADTIAQRFYGVDKNKKRALLSYLIGHHNWRQVLVFTRTKHGANRLAMQLDKDGLPAMAIHGDKSQGARTRALSQFKDGKLRVLVATDIAARGIDISELPHVVNFELPHVAEDYVHRIGRTGRAGVEGEALSLVCFEEKPLLKAIEKLIKQTAELEIMPGFEPIPDSEQPPIEKPAANRGRGGNSRGGQHAGRGNAGGRGQNPRSPSKAPRSAKPARRHDNG
- a CDS encoding benzoate/H(+) symporter BenE family transporter, with the translated sequence MRFAFSFSHLCAGFIAVLVSYTSSAAIIFQAAATVGATTVEMNSWMWALGLGMGATCIGFSLRYRQPILTAWSTPGAALLVTALAGVSLNEAIGAFLFSSSLILLCGITGWFSRIMRLVPASLAAAMLGGVLLSFGLDLFSSVQSQPWLVSAMLATYLVLRKRLPRYVIALSLVAGLVVAASLDLLHFDTLTWQLARPVWMSPSFDLASLIGVGLPLFVVTMASQNVPGVAVLRAHGYQVNASPLISWTGLTGMVLAPFGGFAFNLAAISAAVCMGEEVDTDPKQRYKAAVWAGVFYLLMGLLGATVVGLFAALPAELVMAIAGLALLGTIGHSLSVALAAEEEREAALLTFMITASGVALFDIGSAFWGLLIGGIIYALNMKNSRQ